The DNA window GAAGGCAACGTCACCGTCTCGGGCGCGGCGCATCCGCTTCCGTCGCCGTTCTTCGTGCTCGCCACCCAGAACCCGATCGAGATGGAAGGCACGTACCCCTTGCCGGAGGCGCAGCTCGACCGCTTCGTCTTCAAGCTGCGCGTGCGCTATCCCGCCCTCGACGAGCTGACCGAGATCATCGACCGCACCACGCGACCCCGCGAGGTCGAAGTGCGGCGCGTGATGACGGGGCCCCAGGTGCTCGCCTTCCGTGAGCTGGTTCGGGAAGTTCCGCTCGCCACGCACGTGCGTGACCTGGCCTCCCTGATCGTGCTCGCGAGCCATCCGCAGTGGGATCGCGCACCCGAGGCGGCGCGCCGCTTCATCCGGTACGGCGCGAGCCCGCGCGGCGCCCAGGCTCTGGTGCTCGGGGCCAAGGTACGGGCGCTGGCCGAGGGCCGTTACAACGTGAGCGTGGAGGATCTCCACGCCATGGCCGCTCCGGCGCTCCGGCACCGGATCATCCTCAACTTCGAGGGTGAGGCGGAAGGCGTCGACTCCGACACCCTTATCGGCCAGCTGGTGGAGGCCGCCGAGTCGCTGGGCACGGCTGGAAAGGACGCGTTCGTTCGCTAGGGCCCGCGGGGCCGAGGGAAGGGGAGCATGCCCGAACCGAAGGTGCTCGAGCGGCTGGTACGGCAGGTCATGCGCGAGGTGCGTCTGCGGCGCGCGGAGTTCTGGGCGCTGCGCGGCCTCTTCGTGGGCGCGATCGCGGGGGCGGTGCCCCTCGTGGTTCGGGAGTCGCTGGGGACGCTCGCTTTCGTGTCGGCGGGAGGGC is part of the Candidatus Methylomirabilota bacterium genome and encodes:
- a CDS encoding MoxR family ATPase, with amino-acid sequence MAQSPQPPATQEQRVQAFVEAFQSLRAEMQKVIVGHDDVVSHVLVGLFAGGHVLLEGVPGLGKTLLIKTLSECLDLTFSRIQFTPDLMPGDIIGTNIIVEDAEQRKHFQFQRGPIFGHILLADEVNRATPKTQSALLEGMQEGNVTVSGAAHPLPSPFFVLATQNPIEMEGTYPLPEAQLDRFVFKLRVRYPALDELTEIIDRTTRPREVEVRRVMTGPQVLAFRELVREVPLATHVRDLASLIVLASHPQWDRAPEAARRFIRYGASPRGAQALVLGAKVRALAEGRYNVSVEDLHAMAAPALRHRIILNFEGEAEGVDSDTLIGQLVEAAESLGTAGKDAFVR